A single Armatimonadota bacterium DNA region contains:
- a CDS encoding polysaccharide deacetylase, whose product MTTMLKHFVKSLVALRVYRACGESLWEKQRGILILMYQEVASKRDERFRLFPVLCTTPETFRQQIEWLQKRWEVISIDDVEGRLREGTAGDSRAVVITSDDGWAGFYTEAMSLGIQATVYVTTCVLEGRLPWYVRWRLLLKENPFLLKPLAHELGDFEPFPNADTAVDRLKRLDIARIEWLWESMAKESGFREERLPTDWFMSREQVRQTTSGAITIGSHTVHHPLLTHERSEVALDELRESKRVLEGLTGQPVRHFAYPNGDHDDRIAALVAEAGYATAATTQSGWNLPGEHLYRLKRVDVHEAACVDHRGRFSEAMFALWITGEWMRVKSKLRFLS is encoded by the coding sequence ATGACTACAATGTTGAAACATTTTGTCAAGAGCCTGGTTGCCCTGAGGGTGTACCGGGCCTGCGGTGAAAGCTTGTGGGAGAAGCAGCGAGGAATCCTTATCCTCATGTACCAAGAGGTGGCGTCAAAGCGTGACGAGCGCTTTCGCCTGTTTCCGGTATTGTGCACGACGCCCGAAACTTTCCGCCAGCAGATAGAGTGGCTGCAGAAGCGTTGGGAAGTCATCAGTATAGATGACGTGGAGGGACGGCTGCGCGAGGGTACCGCTGGTGACAGTCGGGCGGTGGTCATCACCAGCGACGATGGCTGGGCGGGCTTCTACACGGAAGCGATGTCTTTAGGGATCCAGGCGACCGTATATGTCACTACCTGCGTGCTGGAGGGGCGGTTGCCCTGGTACGTTCGGTGGCGCTTGCTGCTGAAGGAGAACCCGTTCCTGTTGAAACCTCTGGCACATGAACTGGGAGATTTTGAACCGTTCCCCAACGCAGACACCGCTGTGGACAGACTGAAGAGGCTGGACATCGCGCGGATAGAGTGGTTGTGGGAGAGTATGGCAAAGGAGTCTGGCTTTCGAGAAGAAAGGTTGCCCACGGACTGGTTCATGAGCCGCGAGCAGGTGCGGCAAACGACATCGGGCGCAATCACGATAGGATCGCATACGGTGCACCATCCGTTGCTCACCCACGAACGTTCGGAAGTCGCGCTGGACGAGCTGAGGGAGAGCAAAAGGGTGCTGGAGGGCCTGACCGGACAACCGGTGAGGCACTTTGCCTATCCGAACGGCGACCACGATGACAGGATCGCTGCGCTGGTAGCGGAGGCAGGATACGCTACCGCGGCCACCACTCAGTCGGGCTGGAACCTTCCGGGTGAGCATCTTTATCGCTTGAAGCGGGTGGACGTGCATGAGGCGGCGTGTGTAGACCATCGTGGGCGTTTCAGCGAGGCGATGTTCGCGCTGTGGATCACTGGCGAATGGATGCGGGTGAAGAGCAAGTTGAGGTTTCTCTCATGA
- a CDS encoding glycosyl transferase family 1: MRVAQVLAGLGAGGAEKLVLHLSVWLQREGHEVEVVNIYPDTTLLPQFEGAGIRVHNLRLTPYLSQWYPGALARYLKRFRPDVVHCHNTAWLKSAVACRWTHTPCVFTLHSYHEAWLSQHCRRLKWAAAATDYVVGVAPGIDRLMVEILGVPPERALYIRNGVADIYQPEPPPPEWNATVSAAARVVGMVGRFDGKYKDQATLVRAFSQVSAKVEGVHLVFIGDGPGRAQVESLARKLGLESRVHFLGMRQDVPVLLHALDVFVLSSNVEGESLAILEAMSAQRPIVATDVGGNSILLDGGRCGILIPPRDPHALAEAILELLTNREKAQQLAHNARQRFLEHFTIDAMGRRYLEVYEQAIARQRGET; the protein is encoded by the coding sequence ATGCGTGTGGCGCAGGTGCTGGCGGGTCTGGGCGCAGGAGGTGCGGAGAAGCTGGTTCTGCACTTGAGTGTTTGGCTTCAGCGTGAAGGGCACGAGGTGGAGGTGGTAAACATTTACCCCGACACGACGCTGTTGCCGCAGTTCGAGGGGGCAGGCATCCGTGTACACAACCTGCGCCTGACGCCGTATCTGTCTCAGTGGTATCCGGGGGCGCTGGCGCGCTACCTGAAGCGCTTTCGCCCGGATGTGGTACACTGCCACAACACCGCCTGGCTGAAGAGCGCCGTTGCCTGTCGGTGGACACATACGCCGTGCGTGTTCACACTGCATAGTTATCACGAAGCGTGGCTGAGTCAACATTGTCGCCGGCTAAAGTGGGCAGCTGCCGCCACCGACTATGTGGTGGGCGTGGCTCCCGGCATCGACAGGCTGATGGTGGAGATACTGGGAGTGCCACCCGAACGGGCGCTGTACATCCGCAATGGGGTTGCCGATATTTACCAGCCGGAACCTCCCCCTCCCGAATGGAACGCCACCGTGTCCGCTGCGGCAAGAGTGGTGGGAATGGTGGGGCGTTTCGATGGTAAGTATAAGGATCAGGCTACATTAGTGCGGGCGTTCTCGCAGGTAAGTGCGAAGGTGGAGGGGGTACATCTTGTTTTCATCGGGGACGGACCGGGGCGCGCGCAGGTGGAATCGCTGGCGCGGAAGTTGGGGCTGGAGTCACGGGTGCACTTTCTGGGGATGCGCCAGGATGTGCCGGTGCTCTTGCACGCGCTGGACGTATTTGTGCTGAGTTCGAACGTCGAAGGCGAGTCTCTGGCGATTTTGGAAGCCATGTCCGCCCAGCGACCGATAGTGGCCACCGACGTAGGGGGTAACTCCATTTTACTGGATGGGGGACGGTGTGGTATCCTGATACCACCGCGTGATCCGCACGCGCTGGCAGAGGCGATTTTAGAGCTATTGACGAATCGGGAGAAGGCACAGCAGCTCGCCCACAACGCCCGCCAGCGGTTTTTGGAGCATTTTACCATCGACGCGATGGGCAGGCGGTATCTGGAGGTGTATGAGCAAGCGATAGCGCGGCAGAGGGGGGAGACCTAA
- a CDS encoding serine O-acetyltransferase codes for MWRIWQRIQEDIQTVFRKDPAARSVWEVLTYPGLHAIWMHRVAHWLWNHRLLFLARLLSQINRFLTGIEIHPGAKIGRRFFIDHGMGVVIGETAEIGDDVLMYHQVTLGGTTLERVKRHPTIGNNVLIGMGAKIIGPITIGDNCRIGANAVVNKDIPPNCTVVGVPGRIVIRDGKKVEEPPPVMDNVINKIDPEDEIIQNLRQQIELLQQQVELLQKQIDQQNERFQQELESVRYHTLTHAHHDEGETCCR; via the coding sequence ATGTGGCGTATTTGGCAACGTATTCAGGAAGACATCCAGACCGTTTTCAGGAAAGACCCGGCGGCGCGCAGTGTGTGGGAGGTGCTTACCTATCCCGGTCTGCACGCCATCTGGATGCATCGTGTGGCGCACTGGCTTTGGAACCACCGTTTACTGTTCCTCGCCCGCCTGCTATCGCAAATCAACCGATTCCTCACGGGTATTGAAATCCACCCGGGAGCCAAAATTGGACGGCGGTTCTTCATCGACCACGGGATGGGCGTGGTTATCGGTGAAACGGCGGAAATCGGCGATGACGTGCTGATGTATCACCAGGTCACGCTGGGTGGAACCACGCTGGAGCGCGTCAAACGTCACCCCACCATCGGCAACAACGTGCTGATTGGTATGGGCGCGAAGATTATCGGTCCCATCACCATCGGCGACAATTGCCGCATCGGCGCGAACGCGGTGGTGAACAAGGACATCCCACCCAACTGCACGGTGGTCGGAGTGCCGGGGCGCATCGTCATCCGCGACGGCAAGAAAGTGGAAGAACCACCTCCCGTCATGGATAACGTCATCAACAAGATCGACCCCGAAGACGAGATTATCCAGAACCTGCGCCAGCAAATAGAGCTACTGCAACAGCAGGTGGAACTGTTACAAAAGCAGATTGACCAGCAAAACGAGCGATTCCAGCAGGAGCTGGAAAGTGTCCGCTATCATACCCTGACTCATGCACACCACGATGAGGGAGAAACATGCTGCCGCTGA
- a CDS encoding capsular polysaccharide biosynthesis protein, which translates to MRILVTGGAGFIGSHLVEKLVGLGHEVIVLDDLSTGREENIAHLRDSITFVKGSITDRALLSRVMEGVQVVFHQAALGSVPRSVEDPVTTHEVNITGTFNVLLTARDAGVQRVVYAASSSAYGDTPTLPKVETMLPNPLSPYAVSKLVGEYYCQVFTRVYGLETVSLRYFNVFGPRQNPHSQYAAVIPKFITAALKGEPLTVFGDGEQSRDFTYIDNVVQANLLAMESPHAVGKVYNVACGGRYTLNELIRQLEAIFGRQLEVQHLPPRAGDVKHSEASIAEAQRDLGYRVLVSFEEGLKRTVGWYKEQI; encoded by the coding sequence TTGCGTATTCTGGTCACCGGCGGGGCTGGCTTCATCGGCTCGCATCTTGTGGAAAAACTGGTCGGACTGGGACACGAGGTCATCGTGCTGGATGACCTCTCCACCGGGCGCGAGGAGAACATCGCGCATCTTCGGGACAGCATTACCTTCGTCAAAGGCTCCATTACCGATCGCGCGCTGTTGAGCCGGGTGATGGAGGGAGTACAGGTGGTGTTCCATCAAGCCGCGCTGGGCTCGGTGCCGCGCTCGGTGGAGGACCCCGTGACCACACATGAGGTGAACATCACGGGCACTTTCAACGTGCTGCTCACGGCGCGAGACGCTGGAGTCCAAAGGGTGGTGTATGCGGCGTCCTCTTCGGCTTACGGCGATACGCCCACCCTGCCCAAAGTGGAGACGATGTTGCCCAACCCGCTGTCGCCCTACGCAGTGAGCAAGCTGGTGGGCGAGTACTACTGTCAGGTGTTCACGCGGGTGTATGGGTTAGAAACGGTCAGCCTGCGCTACTTCAATGTGTTCGGACCGCGCCAGAACCCACACTCGCAGTACGCCGCGGTGATACCGAAGTTCATCACCGCCGCGCTGAAGGGCGAGCCGTTGACCGTGTTCGGCGATGGGGAGCAATCACGCGATTTCACCTACATCGACAACGTGGTGCAAGCGAACCTGCTGGCGATGGAGTCGCCCCACGCGGTGGGCAAGGTGTATAACGTGGCGTGTGGTGGTCGCTACACGCTGAATGAGCTCATCCGGCAGCTAGAGGCGATCTTTGGGCGCCAGCTGGAAGTGCAGCATCTGCCTCCGCGCGCGGGTGATGTCAAGCACTCGGAGGCGTCTATCGCCGAGGCACAGAGAGATTTGGGATACCGTGTGCTGGTGTCGTTTGAGGAGGGGCTGAAGCGCACGGTGGGGTGGTACAAGGAGCAGATTTGA
- a CDS encoding hypothetical protein (possible pseudo, frameshifted) codes for MQRWLRERQQRVEAPPRDARVRYISAGRWEALPEQSGVRLTGDAAERLADALRQSSSTCTLPLEEVPPRITREHLQQIDSEWAAVSTHFSERERNRAHNIRKAAESINGIVLLPGDEFSYNKAVGPRTLQEGFRRAPVIVKGELVPGDGGGVCQVSTTVYMAALQAGLQIVQRSHHAFPIHYAPPGLDATVVYGAIDLRFRNNTPSPVALITQAKSGRMTVRVLGSSAHKRKVTIQRITHAVIPAPVKTFPTPNLPTGVRKVTDKGQRGWRVSVYRLIEEPGKPPVREKVATDYYRPQARIVLVGQGQPEQQTPSAPSLPSESPTEEQL; via the coding sequence ATGCAGAGATGGCTGCGAGAACGCCAACAGCGTGTAGAGGCTCCGCCGCGCGATGCCCGGGTGCGCTACATATCCGCCGGGCGATGGGAAGCCCTGCCTGAGCAGAGCGGCGTTCGCCTCACCGGCGACGCTGCCGAAAGGCTGGCAGACGCCCTGCGACAGTCCAGCAGCACCTGCACCCTGCCACTGGAGGAGGTGCCGCCCCGCATCACCCGTGAGCACCTGCAGCAGATCGACTCGGAGTGGGCAGCGGTGAGCACGCACTTCTCAGAGCGAGAACGCAATCGTGCGCACAACATCCGCAAGGCAGCGGAAAGCATCAACGGCATCGTCTTGCTGCCCGGAGACGAGTTCTCCTACAACAAAGCGGTTGGTCCGCGCACCCTGCAGGAGGGGTTCCGTCGTGCTCCCGTCATTGTGAAAGGCGAGCTGGTGCCGGGCGACGGCGGAGGGGTATGTCAGGTCTCCACCACTGTGTATATGGCGGCACTGCAAGCGGGCTTGCAGATAGTACAGCGCAGTCATCACGCTTTTCCCATCCACTACGCACCGCCCGGGCTGGACGCAACAGTCGTCTACGGGGCGATAGACCTGCGCTTCCGCAACAACACCCCATCCCCCGTTGCCCTCATTACCCAGGCGAAGTCAGGCAGGATGACCGTACGGGTGCTTGGCTCCTCCGCTCACAAGCGCAAGGTGACCATCCAGCGCATCACACACGCCGTGATTCCCGCGCCCGTGAAGACTTTCCCTACCCCCAACCTGCCGACGGGTGTGCGGAAGGTCACCGACAAAGGGCAACGCGGCTGGCGCGTGAGCGTGTATCGCCTTATCGAAGAGCCGGGCAAGCCTCCCGTGCGCGAGAAGGTCGCTACCGACTACTACCGCCCGCAGGCGCGTATCGTGCTGGTCGGACAGGGACAACCGGAGCAGCAAACACCCTCTGCTCCATCCCTTCCGTCCGAATCGCCCACAGAGGAGCAGCTGTAG
- a CDS encoding cysteine--tRNA ligase yields MLPLRIYNSLTRREEEFVPREAGKVSIYACGLTVQGPPHVGHVRGAIVFDAIRRWFMHLGYEVHMVQNFTDIDDKIIAAAAKEGITPAEVADKYARKYIEIMERLGILPVQYCRVTENIDEIITMIQRLIDKGHAYVVDGDVYYDVSSFPEYGKLSGRNLDEVRAGYRIEVDERKDDPADFALWKAAKPGEPYWESPWGKGRPGWHIECSAMSLKYLGAGFDIHAGGNDLVFPHHENEIAQSEAYLGGTFARYWMHWGSVNLRQEKMSKSVGNFFTAEEILAEFEADVLRLFLLSTAYRSPIEFSRERMQETQSALRRIRTALRNAQRVLKEGVDNAPIAHNYYERFANAMNSDFNTAAAISVLFDAVSEINRLTTDLQIHDNPEARETLASLVTTVRLFGNLLGIQKLEEEERGLDDAFALQLIEKAIAWRQMARDKREWAIADRIRDDLRELGIILEDSVTGTTWRRSS; encoded by the coding sequence ATGCTGCCGCTGAGAATCTACAACAGCCTCACCCGACGGGAAGAAGAGTTCGTGCCGCGTGAAGCCGGTAAAGTATCTATCTACGCCTGTGGTCTCACCGTACAGGGACCACCCCACGTAGGACACGTGCGAGGAGCTATAGTATTCGACGCGATTCGCCGATGGTTCATGCACCTGGGCTACGAGGTGCACATGGTGCAGAACTTCACCGACATCGACGACAAAATCATCGCTGCCGCCGCAAAGGAAGGTATCACGCCTGCAGAAGTGGCAGATAAATACGCCCGCAAGTACATAGAAATCATGGAGCGACTGGGCATCCTGCCTGTGCAGTATTGCCGCGTGACCGAGAACATTGACGAAATTATCACCATGATCCAAAGGCTGATTGACAAAGGTCACGCCTACGTGGTGGACGGTGACGTGTACTACGATGTGTCCAGCTTCCCCGAATATGGCAAGCTCTCCGGGCGTAACCTGGACGAGGTGCGTGCCGGTTACCGCATTGAAGTGGACGAACGCAAAGATGACCCTGCCGACTTCGCGCTGTGGAAAGCAGCCAAACCGGGCGAGCCATACTGGGAAAGCCCCTGGGGCAAAGGACGCCCCGGCTGGCATATCGAGTGCTCTGCCATGAGCCTGAAGTATCTGGGAGCAGGCTTCGACATCCATGCGGGTGGTAACGACCTGGTGTTTCCCCATCACGAGAACGAAATAGCCCAGAGCGAAGCATATCTGGGCGGAACCTTTGCCCGCTACTGGATGCACTGGGGTTCGGTGAACCTGCGCCAGGAGAAGATGAGCAAGTCGGTGGGCAACTTTTTCACCGCCGAGGAGATTCTGGCGGAGTTCGAAGCGGACGTGCTGAGGTTGTTCCTGCTATCCACCGCCTACCGCAGCCCGATTGAGTTCAGCCGCGAGCGGATGCAAGAGACGCAGTCCGCCCTGCGCCGAATCCGAACAGCCCTGCGCAATGCGCAGCGAGTGCTCAAAGAGGGTGTAGACAACGCGCCCATCGCACACAACTACTATGAGCGATTCGCCAACGCCATGAACAGCGACTTCAACACCGCCGCTGCTATCTCCGTGCTGTTCGACGCGGTCAGCGAAATCAACCGTCTGACCACCGACCTGCAGATTCACGATAACCCGGAGGCGCGGGAAACTCTTGCTTCGCTGGTGACGACCGTACGCCTCTTCGGAAACCTGCTCGGCATCCAGAAGCTGGAAGAGGAGGAGCGTGGTCTGGACGATGCCTTTGCTCTGCAGCTGATTGAAAAAGCTATCGCCTGGCGCCAGATGGCTCGCGACAAACGCGAATGGGCTATCGCCGACCGCATCCGCGACGATCTGCGCGAACTCGGCATCATTCTGGAAGATAGCGTTACAGGTACAACGTGGAGACGAAGCTCCTGA